The following is a genomic window from Melitaea cinxia chromosome 7, ilMelCinx1.1, whole genome shotgun sequence.
ACCACGATATGACATAAACGATAACGATAAAGTAACCGATAACGATAAAATAACCGATAACCGGTCGCCGCCCGCCCGCCGCGGGCTCGGCTGTCGATATCCGAACGAAATATCGAACATCAAACATTTTGCACTCGACCGTGATTATGTCGTTTGCGGGCGGCCGGCGACTGCCGCTTACACTAAGAAGTATGCTACTGCCTGTGGGCAAGTAACGACGAAATGAAACTTTTACATGGCAACACTAAAACTGTCAATGTCATCGAACCACACGGTTAAcgttaaaatttgaaatttaaccTGCAGATATaacattcatatttaaataattccaATTAGTTTTTTCAAgtgtttaaaaacaaattattgttaCCGGTTTTTcgaaacacaaaatttttaaaaataacacaatattttCCAAGTATCGATCGTCAGTAGGCACATCGGGCAGCGTACTCCGCGGGCCGCTCTACATGTTCTCGAACTGATCGACACGACGTTTGGTGTTGCCCTTGCGGATCTCGCGAAGGGTCTTGTACTTGTCGCGGCCCTGGCGCACGTTCTCGCGGTGGATCTTGTCCATCGCGGTTTCCTTGGTCTCGTCACGAGACTGCGCGAGGTCCTGCTTCAGCGCCTGCGAGAGAGAAATGTTGGTGATGAGAGTGGGTTGCTTTTGAAGGGTGTGAAGATACGGCCTATGGGTGTAGGATAAATTGGCATTTGCTACCGTTTAGTTTGCTATAACTTAGTTTGTAATGCAAATTTTTGGTAggtactgaaataaatattttgaagtaaaacttctttacgcttgatttgggggtaagctggtgaatatgtgacgagagtgttacgaaaagtgtgatccgacgaggcgaacggaagttgagagagatatacatgttagtgaagatagaaagagagttacattttgtatgtgtttttttgctttagactaggaaaaaccgaattatggggtttttgggggcggagggcggagggtgtaggggaagctaTTCAAGGTAACACTACCACACTatgaaaccccatggttatggagatatccatggttaaagttttgagattagaggaagaatttaaagctattataatacctttgagctccgcgtctgacttcaccttagctccggcgctgcgggcagtgcgatccatgcgccgtttcgcaactttataagttaattCCGAACaagagtacgtaaaaacgatctcgactccaagatcaacaaacgatacaaatCGGGGTAACCATGcttagttccgtagctttcacatgttatattcacatttcgcacttgatattaacatttcagacgtaagttattgttttcacacggtttttaaacaaactgtacaactgatgtttaatgacAGATAaagatactttaaaaaaacccttttttaaccctaacctatctaatttaaaaattacaccgttaatcgacatagttttgttacaaaaaaaaatatgagacaaacattaaatatttttcgtatataacagtaaataaataaaaataaaatatatttaagtaaaaaacataacatgaaacaaggctgtatggtcttagacctttgcctttatagttatttaaacaaaaacaatgaatttatgcttacatttatTTGGAGCGAAGCGATAAGTGgcttgtcattttttattaaaacatctatctctcagttgttaaacatcagttgtatcgtttattaaaaaaccgtgtgaaaacgttaaattaacgtgtgaaatgttaaaatcatgtgcAATTTGTGAAAATAACACGTGAAAACTACGGAACGGAacatgagtaacgtaagttgtatcgtttgttgatcttggagtcgagatcgtttttacgtactcctgtttaAAAATAACGTATGAAACGTGAAAATGATGTGTGAAGTGTGAAAatagcgtgtgaaatgtgaaaataaaaacgcttgtgaaatgtgaaaataacgtgtgaaagctgcgaaattcttcttctaacctcaaaactttaaccatggatgtCTCCATAACCaaggggtttcgaagtgtgacagtggtaccagagGTAGCGTTCTCCACCCTTCCCCCTTCCCCCCCATgatcccgaaattcggtttttcctaatctaaagctttaccgtaagttttactttagtaatGTGGTCTAAACTCTGTAAGTAATACATGTTCGTGTGCATGTACGTGAGTGAAGAACATAAAGGTTGGTTTACATAAGTGCTTTCATACATATGCATGCGTGAAAAACTGGTGTATTTGTCTGCACACTCAACGTACGAGTACGCACAGTGTGCAGGCGCTCCAGGTCGACCAGGTCGTCGGgcccgtgtgtgtgtgcgtgtgtgtacagTGCGCGGCGCACCTTGAGCTGGTTGTGCAGGCGCTCGGAGCGCTCGGCCAGCGTGCGGCGCTCGGCCAGCGGGTCGACCAGGTCGTCGGgcccgtgtgtgtgtgcgtgtgtgtacagTGCGCGGCGCACCTTGAGCTGGTTGTGCAGGCGCTCGGAGCGCTCGGCCAGCGTGCGGCGCTCGGCCAGCGGGTCGACCAGGTCGTCGGgcccgtgtgtgtgtgcgtgtgtgtacagTGCGCGGCGCACCTTGAGCTGGTTGTGCAGGCGCTCGGAGCGCTCGGCCAGCGTGCGGCGCTCGGCCAGCGGGTCGACCAGGTCGTCGGgcccgtgtgtgtgtgcgtgtgtgtacagTGCGCGGCGCACCTTGAGCTGGTTGTGCAGGCGCTCGGAGCGCTCGGCCAGCGTGCGGCGCTCGGCCAGCGGGTCGACCAGGTCGTCGGgcccgtgtgtgtgtgcgtgtgtgtacagTGCGCGGCGCACCTTGAGCTGGTTGTGCAGGCGCTCGGAGCGCTCGGCCAGCGTGCGGCGCTCGGCCAGCGGGTCGACCAGGTCGTCGGgcccgtgtgtgtgtgcgtgtgtgtacagTGCGCGGCGCACCTTGAGCTGGTTGTGCAGGCGCTCGGAGCGCTCGGCCAGCGTGCGGCGCTCGGCCAGCGGGTCGACCAGGTCGTCGGgcccgtgtgtgtgtgcgtgtgtgtacagTGCGCGGCGCACCTTGAGCTGGTTGTGCAGGCGCTCGGAGCGCTCGGCCAGCGTGCGGCGCTCGGCCAGCGGGTCGACCAGGTCGTCGGgcccgtgtgtgtgtgcgtgtgtgtacagTGCGCGGCGCACCTTGAGCTGGTTGTGCAGGCGCTCGGAGCGCTCGGCCAGCGTGCGGCGCTCGGCCAGCGGGTCGACCAGGTCGTCGGgcccgtgtgtgtgtgcgtgtgtgtacagTGCGCGGCGCACCTTGAGCTGGTTGTGCAGGCGCTCGGAGCGCTCGGCCAGCGTGCGGCGCTCGGCCAGCGGGTCGACCAGGTCGTCGGgcccgtgtgtgtgtgcgtgtgtgtacagTGCGCGGCGCACCTTGAGCTGGTTGTGCAGGCGCTCGGAGCGCTCGGCCAGCGTGCGGCGCTCGGCCAGCGGGTCGACCAGGTCGTCGGgcccgtgtgtgtgtgcgtgtgtgtacagTGCGCGGCGCACCTTGAGCTGGTTGTGCAGGCGCTCGGAGCGCTCGGCCAGCGTGCGGCGCTCGGCCAGCGGGTCGACCAGGTCGTCGGgcccgtgtgtgtgtgcgtgtgtgtacagTGCGCGGCGCACCTTGAGCTGGTTGTGCAGGCGCTCGGAGCGCTCGGCCAGCGTGCGGCGCTCGGCCAGCGGGTCGACCAGGTCGTCGGgcccgtgtgtgtgtgcgtgtgtgtacagTGCGCGGCGCACCTTGAGCTGGTTGTGCAGGCGCTCGGAGCGCTCGGCCAGCGTGCGGCGCTCGGCCAGCGGGTCGACCAGGTCGTCGGgcccgtgtgtgtgtgcgtgtgtgtacagTGCGCGGCGCACCTTGAGCTGGTTGTGCAGGCGCTCGGAGCGCTCGGCCAGCGTGCGGCGCTCGGCCAGCGGGTCGACCAGGTCGTCGGgcccgtgtgtgtgtgcgtgtgtgtacagTGCGCGGCGCACCTTGAGCTGGTTGTGCAGGCGCTCGGAGCGCTCGGCCAGCGTGCGGCGCTCGGCCAGCGGGTCGACCAGGTCGTCGGgcccgtgtgtgtgtgcgtgtgtgtacagTGCGCGGCGCACCTTGAGCTGGTTGTGCAGGCGCTCGGAGCGCTCGGCCAGCGTGCGGCGCTCGGCCAGCGGGTCGACCAGGTCGTCGGgcccgtgtgtgtgtgcgtgtgtgtacagTGCGCGGCGCACCTTGAGCTGGTTGTGCAGGCGCTCGGAGCGCTCGGCCAGCGTGCGGCGCTCGGCCAGCGGGTCGACCAGGTCGTCGGgcccgtgtgtgtgtgcgtgtgtgtacagTGCGCGGCGCACCTTGAGCTGGTTGTGCAGGCGCTCGGAGCGCTCGGCCAGCGTGCGGCGCTCGGCCAGCGGGTCGACCAGGTCGTCGGgcccgtgtgtgtgtgcgtgtgtgtacagTGCGCGGCGCACCTTGAGCTGGTTGTGCAGGCGCTCGGAGCGCTCGGCCAGCGTGCGGCGCTCGGCCAGCGGGTCGACCAGGTCGTCGGgcccgtgtgtgtgtgcgtgtgtgtacagTGCGCGGCGCACCTTGAGCTGGTTGTGCAGGCGCTCGGAGCGCTCGGCCAGCGTGCGGCGCTCGGCCAGCGGGTCGACCAGGTCGTCGGGCCCGCGCGCCAGCTCGCCGCCGCCCGCCTCCTCGCCGGCCTCCGAGCCGCTGCCCGCCTCCTCGCCGGCCTCGTCCTCGGCCACGTGGTGGTGCTGGGGCGTGGTCGCGGCCGCCAGCATGGCGGCGGCCTCGTCCTGCTTGCGGCGCGCCTCCTCCACCTCCTCCTGCAGGCGCCTCGTCTCCGAGTCCTTCAGCTCGACCTCCTGTTGGATGCGCGACACCTCCTCCTGCTTGGCCGCGATCTCGTCCTCTAGCTTCTGTCGCTCGGCGGCCTCCATGTTCTgaaggttaaatagtttttattaaaattccgtttacatgataaaatatttaataaccagacacaagtaaaaaaaaaaaaattacaaattttcgaGGTTTTTAAGAATACATTTTGCTAGACATTTCGGTCAGTTAAGTTTGGGCTAATATTGAAAATTGTACCTTGGTTTCCTCCAGGCGTTGCATCATGGCCTGTAATTCGTTCTGTCTCTGTTCGAGTTCCTCTTTAGCGGCCTGCAGTTGTTTTAGTTGCTCTTCCAACCGTCTGATCATTTCCTGCGCCTCCAGAAGATTTGCCTGACCAAGTAACATGAGAACATTAGCTTTTGTCCACGATACAACATCCGAGATTCAAAATGAATAtctgtgatttaaaaataaaaaacgaaatattataatttaacagtAGAAACATATTTAATCATGTAGCcaaaatcaaaagaaaaaaaaatcgaaattttttttttctactaaagCAAGGTCACACCACATATCAAGTGGAACTACATTAACTTTTGTTTTGTGTCACCtacattaactttttttatacgatttgatatttataaagatCCACTCACTTGCGAGCGTTCCATTTCCTCCTGCATCTGTCGCAGACGATCTTCATACTCCTGTTGCTTTTTCTCTGCGCGTTCACGAGCTGCTATTTCCAGTTGCAGTTTTTCTCTAAACGAATTAAAATCACCCATTATAGAACTTGTAGACTAATTCTCTACTGTatgtaaaaatcatttttataccACCAAACCTGCACCAAatgtgttatatattatttttcacacCCAAAAACTgactttattacaatatttttactcTAACAATTTTTTTGCGAAGTCTTATTTTATGAATTGGTCAGAAAactatttaactgtgatcttctgttaggtcgaggtacttccccagtcgggctgttccaggttttgagcaggatattgcCTGCtgggccctacctcagttctggATTTACACAATTTACACAACACGACGCACCGGCGCTTTACCAAACAATAACAGTCCACTGGAAGTAAACGGTTGTAATGTAGgtagtgtattatatttaattaattagtttttgaGGGTAAGATAAATCTTGTGTAAGTCAGTCTCTGATTAAAGTGAATAACGATTGAACGTAGTTTCCTTAAATAAGCTTCCGTAGGATCCCCAAGAGTCCAGAGATTTTCCAACGGTGAGTCGATCAATAGCGACAGATAGGGTGGGCTACCTCTGCGCCTGCTTGGCCAGCTTCTCCTCGCGCGCCTGCGCCTTCATCTGCTGCACGTCGATGGTGTCGGGCTTGCGGCGCCGCATGTACAGCTCGTGGTTGCCCATGCACAGCGCCAGGATGCGCTTGTTGACGCGGACGCGAGGCGCGAAGAATACGAAGTCGGGCGCCTTCTTGTCGATCGGCTTGATTATGAACTTGCGGTCGTTGAACGATATGTTGCGGATCTCGGACCACGGGAAGCCGATTTTCGGCGTCAGTCTGGAATATGAGTGTCCATGTAGATTTTTTActagtgacaaaaaaatgtaaccTTAATTTTCATGCCTAGAAGGCTGCACATAAAATACGGCACAGggaattttatcattttagacAACTCCCCTTTGTCACTCATTCAGTGAATGACAAAAGATCAATATCCTCAGGTCCTTCTCATCTTTTGGtttattacaacttttgtaACGATTAAGGTGGCAAACAAGTATACAACAACAAATAAGTATACAATTCGCTTGATAGTTAacggataccgtagcttatggactaCTACAATATCAGGAGCATTgcaagggcgttgccgaccGTAGTACCTACTACCAactctccccaggagctttggctaCCTAAGTTACCATAGAAACACAACAAAATTTGAGAGAAGGTTTATTTAGTTGTAaccatttgtaatattattaacacctctattaaatttcttatcgTCAAGACAAAAATTCGACCTTGACCGGTTTTTTTGCCTAGTTAAAGTTCTATTATTTGCTCCAGTACGTTAAGTACATTGTCTAATCAGACGTGTAATAGATAACATGATAAAACTAATGTATTTTGAacaatattacacaaaataacatacatattatgAAATCAGCATACATATttggattaaaaattaaatttttattagtgttattttgaaatctttGGACCTACATATAAAAGGTACAGCTTGGCGTATCTCATTCACCTCGTAACGTACGCGATTATCTTATCTGTCAATTGATTATGTCATTCGATACTACTGCAATTTCCCACTCAAAACATCAGCTGTTACGTGCTACTTGAGTTCACTTAagcaaaaaaattttgttcagaTCGTATTGTAACTATTTAGATAATTGTCTTTTTCACGTTTGTAATATCATTTCGTTAATTGTTGCTACAATGATTAGGTAAAAGTAGAGCATTCCATTTAAACTAATTATATGTACTGTCTTAAATTATGTTGCACTATTATTTTCTTGCAATTGTCTgacacataattaaaaaaaaaaaaaaaaggacgtaatttttttgaaaaaattaggtcgttagcgtcttcggtgcgacaaagccagccctgcggtcaccaacccgcctgcccagcgtggtgactattggcaaaacacatgagttcacgttatttttggcgtaaacttgtggaggcctatgtccagcagtggactgtataggctgtaatcaTGAAGGTCGTTAAGATTCCAGGAAGTCCAGTCCAGAAAAAGTTTACTTACTTGTCGTCCTTTTCGTAGATATTAAGCCCGAGGGCGTCGACACCGAGCCAGAGTTCGGTGTTCTTCTTATTGCGAATCTCGAAGTAGTTGACTCCGTACATCTCGAGATCTTGCGCAATCTTGAGGTACTCCATCATAGCGTCCTCGCGCAACATCCCGCGGTGTTCTTGCCACCAGTTTGTGATACTCTGCTCCCACTCTTCGCGGGACATCTGAGGattaatattagaaatttcTTTTGTgacttttaaagaatttttgatTAGGAAAGTCTTAAAATCTTCCAGATTATTCTATCATCTTTTTGATTCATTAAACGCTAGAGGGATACACGACAATGGtataaggtttttttatttatttattacaaacttgAAACTAAGTTTTCTCTGGTTATCGtctaattctatttatatgaataatattaaaataacttgtatATGTTCGCTATACAGTGTATTAAAAGTGGTAAgacaattttgtaaagtagttaagtattgatttttataaaaaatttatacccgaataattattatttcctttttgCCTCctgaatttgaaattaataattaacgtaataaggaacttcgttcctatctggcgtcccacgacaccacacttttttttaa
Proteins encoded in this region:
- the LOC123655184 gene encoding moesin/ezrin/radixin homolog 1-like; the protein is MQQDVKKENPLQFKFRAKFYPEDVADELIQEITLKLFYLQVKNAILSDEIYCPPETSVLLASYAVQARHGDHNPAIHGPGFLANDRLLPQRVTDQHKMSREEWEQSITNWWQEHRGMLREDAMMEYLKIAQDLEMYGVNYFEIRNKKNTELWLGVDALGLNIYEKDDKLTPKIGFPWSEIRNISFNDRKFIIKPIDKKAPDFVFFAPRVRVNKRILALCMGNHELYMRRRKPDTIDVQQMKAQAREEKLAKQAQREKLQLEIAARERAEKKQQEYEDRLRQMQEEMERSQANLLEAQEMIRRLEEQLKQLQAAKEELEQRQNELQAMMQRLEETKNMEAAERQKLEDEIAAKQEEVSRIQQEVELKDSETRRLQEEVEEARRKQDEAAAMLAAATTPQHHHVAEDEAGEEAGSGSEAGEEAGGGELARGPDDLVDPLAERRTLAERSERLHNQLKALKQDLAQSRDETKETAMDKIHRENVRQGRDKYKTLREIRKGNTKRRVDQFENM